A single window of Cellulomonas sp. NTE-D12 DNA harbors:
- the yidD gene encoding membrane protein insertion efficiency factor YidD: MSPLARAADAAIGWYQRSISPRKGWSCAARVVTGGRSCSAAAREAVRTRGALGAVLPTLAQLALCYRAALMITPARLHGEGVCCCGPIPVPFRF, translated from the coding sequence ATGAGTCCCCTCGCCCGAGCCGCAGACGCCGCCATCGGCTGGTACCAGCGCTCGATCTCGCCGCGGAAGGGCTGGTCGTGCGCGGCCCGAGTCGTCACGGGCGGCCGGTCGTGCTCGGCGGCGGCGCGGGAGGCCGTCCGCACCCGAGGCGCGCTCGGCGCCGTCCTGCCGACGCTGGCACAGCTGGCGCTCTGCTACCGCGCCGCGCTGATGATCACGCCGGCCCGCCTGCACGGTGAGGGCGTCTGCTGCTGCGGACCCATCCCGGTCCCGTTCCGCTTCTGA
- a CDS encoding family 1 glycosylhydrolase, with translation MSARWFADGRLHFALGIEDTFVPQSRPGERAVDEYVLTEHDRRYAADFALAAGAGADLLRWGVPWYRVNPERGSWDWSWTDRAVDALLGAGLRPIVDLLHYGTPLWLEDQFANPDYPKHVAEYAQRIAERFGDRVSDWTPVNEPTVHALFCGEYGYWPPYLTGADGFATVALNIARGFVATQQAIREVAGPGATFVHVDAAMSFVGDDHAPEHREEATRLRHQVHLVEDLVTGRVDDAHPLRGLLAAASDEELAWFTANAVQPDVMGVNYYPRHSTELFEAGVRHVGGFSDPRPSVDRGTDGLREAVLAYAERYGAPVMITETCVTATVAERLRWLDESVALADTLRDEGVDLVGYTWWPLFDMYEWTWRHTDRPRADHLLTMGLYDLVESADGLLRVQNPVADRYREHALRH, from the coding sequence GTGAGCGCCCGCTGGTTCGCCGACGGACGGCTGCACTTCGCACTCGGGATCGAGGACACCTTCGTGCCGCAGAGCCGGCCGGGGGAGCGGGCGGTCGACGAGTACGTGCTCACCGAGCACGACAGGCGGTACGCCGCCGACTTCGCGCTCGCGGCCGGCGCGGGTGCGGACCTGCTGCGCTGGGGTGTGCCGTGGTACCGGGTGAACCCCGAGCGCGGCAGCTGGGACTGGTCGTGGACCGACCGGGCGGTGGACGCCCTGCTCGGCGCCGGGCTACGGCCGATCGTCGACCTGCTGCACTACGGCACGCCGCTGTGGCTGGAGGACCAGTTCGCCAACCCGGACTACCCCAAGCACGTCGCGGAGTACGCGCAGCGGATCGCCGAGCGGTTCGGCGACAGGGTCAGCGACTGGACGCCCGTGAACGAGCCCACGGTGCACGCCCTGTTCTGCGGGGAGTACGGCTACTGGCCGCCCTACCTGACCGGTGCCGACGGGTTCGCCACCGTGGCGCTGAACATCGCCCGCGGGTTCGTCGCAACGCAGCAGGCGATCCGGGAGGTCGCCGGGCCCGGGGCCACGTTCGTGCACGTCGACGCGGCGATGAGCTTCGTCGGCGATGACCATGCGCCCGAGCACCGCGAGGAGGCGACGCGGCTGCGGCACCAGGTGCACCTGGTCGAGGACCTGGTCACCGGCCGGGTGGACGACGCGCACCCGCTGCGTGGGCTGCTGGCGGCGGCGAGCGACGAGGAGCTGGCGTGGTTCACCGCCAACGCCGTCCAGCCCGACGTGATGGGCGTCAACTACTACCCCCGGCACTCCACCGAGCTGTTCGAGGCGGGGGTGCGGCACGTCGGCGGCTTCTCCGACCCGCGGCCGAGCGTGGACCGGGGGACCGACGGGCTGCGCGAGGCGGTGCTGGCGTACGCCGAGCGGTACGGCGCCCCGGTGATGATCACCGAGACGTGCGTGACCGCGACGGTGGCCGAGCGGCTGCGGTGGCTGGACGAGTCCGTCGCACTGGCCGACACGCTGCGCGACGAGGGCGTCGACCTCGTCGGCTACACGTGGTGGCCGCTGTTCGACATGTACGAGTGGACGTGGCGGCACACCGACCGGCCGCGCGCCGACCACCTGCTGACCATGGGGCTGTACGACCTCGTCGAGAGCGCCGACGGCCTGCTGCGGGTGCAGAACCCGGTGGCCGACCGCTACCGCGAGCACGCCCTGCGGCACTGA
- the nagB gene encoding glucosamine-6-phosphate deaminase: MEVVIAAPDELAGLAADAIEQLLAAKPTAVLGLATGSSPLGIYDELVRRYQAGRLSFAQARGFTLDEYVGLPADHPESYRNVIDREIVSRVDFAPGAVRGPDGLAADVVTSCAEYEAAIVAAGGVDLQILGIGSDGHIGFNEPGSSLASRTRIKTLTEQTRGDNARFFGGDIDQVPRHCLTQGLATIMSARHVVLIATGYAKAEAVHHLVEGPVSAMWPGTVLQHHPHVSVLVDPAAAGRLQLADYFRSTYAAKPDWQGL, from the coding sequence ATGGAAGTCGTCATCGCCGCTCCCGACGAGCTGGCCGGCCTGGCCGCCGACGCGATCGAGCAGCTGCTGGCCGCCAAACCGACCGCCGTGCTGGGCCTGGCCACCGGGTCGAGCCCGCTGGGCATCTACGACGAGCTGGTGCGGCGGTACCAGGCCGGCCGCCTGTCGTTCGCGCAGGCGCGGGGCTTTACTCTCGACGAGTACGTGGGCCTGCCGGCCGACCACCCGGAGAGCTATCGCAACGTGATCGACCGGGAGATCGTGTCCCGCGTCGACTTCGCGCCCGGAGCGGTGCGGGGTCCGGACGGGCTCGCGGCCGACGTCGTGACCTCCTGCGCCGAGTACGAGGCGGCGATCGTCGCGGCGGGCGGTGTCGACCTGCAGATCCTCGGTATCGGCTCCGACGGGCACATCGGGTTCAACGAGCCGGGGTCGTCGCTGGCCTCGCGGACGCGCATCAAGACCCTGACCGAGCAGACCCGCGGCGACAACGCCCGGTTCTTCGGCGGGGACATCGACCAGGTGCCGCGGCACTGCCTGACCCAGGGGCTGGCCACGATCATGTCCGCCCGGCACGTCGTGCTGATCGCCACCGGGTACGCCAAGGCGGAGGCGGTGCACCACCTGGTCGAGGGTCCCGTCAGCGCCATGTGGCCGGGCACCGTGCTGCAGCACCACCCCCACGTGAGCGTGCTGGTGGACCCGGCGGCCGCCGGGCGGCTGCAGCTGGCCGACTACTTCCGCAGCACGTACGCCGCGAAGCCGGACTGGCAGGGCCTCTGA
- a CDS encoding D-hexose-6-phosphate mutarotase has protein sequence MTTLPASVRLDASGPLPMLHVDGPDGWAVISLHGAHVTAWGRHGQPPALWMSSLSRFTPDSAIRGGIPVCFPWFGPLADHPDAPRHGFARTALWTLDGAEGDGADVTVRLSLRDSDQTRSSAWPHPFEAVCTVVVGARLTVALEVTNTGDQPFRYEEALHTYLAVTDVTTTEVTGLEDVPYVDKTADGAERPGDPDALRLTGETDRIYPGALKPVMVVDAGGRWTQVTKRGSASTVVWNPWQDGARATADIDDDGWTSMLCVEAANVGPAAIELAPGERHTLSTTIETSVVPTVTTEV, from the coding sequence ATGACCACCCTCCCTGCATCCGTCCGGCTCGACGCCAGCGGCCCGCTGCCGATGCTGCACGTCGACGGACCCGACGGCTGGGCCGTGATCTCGTTGCACGGCGCCCACGTCACGGCCTGGGGACGGCACGGTCAGCCGCCCGCCCTCTGGATGAGCTCGCTGAGCCGATTCACCCCCGACTCGGCGATCCGCGGTGGCATCCCCGTCTGCTTCCCGTGGTTCGGCCCGCTGGCCGACCATCCGGACGCGCCGCGGCACGGGTTCGCCCGCACCGCCCTGTGGACGCTGGACGGTGCGGAGGGCGACGGCGCCGACGTCACGGTCCGCCTGTCGCTGCGCGACTCGGACCAGACGCGGTCCTCCGCCTGGCCGCACCCCTTCGAGGCGGTGTGCACGGTGGTGGTCGGCGCGCGGCTGACGGTCGCGCTCGAGGTGACCAACACCGGCGACCAGCCGTTCCGCTACGAGGAGGCGCTGCACACCTACCTCGCCGTCACCGACGTCACCACGACCGAGGTCACCGGCCTCGAGGACGTCCCGTACGTCGACAAGACGGCCGACGGCGCCGAGCGCCCCGGCGACCCCGACGCGCTGCGCCTGACGGGTGAGACCGACCGGATCTACCCCGGCGCGCTGAAGCCGGTGATGGTCGTCGATGCCGGCGGCCGGTGGACCCAGGTGACCAAGCGCGGCTCGGCGAGCACCGTCGTGTGGAACCCCTGGCAGGACGGCGCCCGAGCCACGGCCGACATCGACGACGACGGCTGGACGAGCATGCTCTGCGTCGAGGCGGCCAACGTCGGCCCCGCAGCCATCGAGCTCGCCCCCGGCGAGCGCCACACCCTCAGCACCACGATCGAGACGAGCGTCGTCCCGACGGTCACCACGGAGGTCTGA
- a CDS encoding sugar ABC transporter permease: MATSTRTRGPRVSYRAPAPLGGRPVAAGHQTRVAVLFMAPALVILLAFVAWPMISALRLSFTDASGFGAESWVGLANYVRIFTDHKILATLGSTALYTVLFTPVALVGALALALLLTNRSLIGRNVFRTALFVPFIVSLAVAAFAWSYLLDPQIGLLTYWLRGLGLHVGNVLQDPTWAMPTVVLVAVWKNVGFYMVIFIAGLQEIPVALYEAAKLDGAGAWRRFWNVTLPQLSSTLAFVVVFAMIAALQAFDQIYVMTSGGPYRSTQTVVMEIYQEGFKKLDLGMATALSYVLLLATLVLSLVQLRFFGRREKDVA, encoded by the coding sequence ATGGCCACATCCACCCGCACCCGCGGTCCACGGGTGTCCTACCGGGCACCCGCACCGCTCGGCGGTCGACCGGTCGCAGCCGGGCACCAGACCCGCGTCGCCGTGTTGTTCATGGCGCCGGCGCTGGTGATCCTGCTCGCGTTCGTCGCCTGGCCGATGATCTCCGCGCTGCGCCTGTCGTTCACCGACGCCAGCGGCTTCGGCGCCGAGAGCTGGGTGGGCCTGGCGAACTACGTCCGCATCTTCACGGACCACAAGATCCTGGCCACGCTCGGCAGCACGGCCCTCTACACGGTGCTGTTCACGCCGGTGGCCCTGGTCGGCGCCCTGGCGCTGGCCCTGCTGCTGACCAACCGCTCGCTGATCGGGCGCAACGTGTTCCGGACCGCGCTGTTCGTGCCGTTCATCGTGTCGCTGGCCGTGGCGGCGTTCGCGTGGAGCTACCTGCTCGACCCGCAGATCGGGCTGCTGACGTACTGGCTGCGCGGCCTGGGCCTGCACGTGGGCAACGTGCTGCAGGACCCGACGTGGGCGATGCCGACCGTGGTGCTGGTCGCCGTCTGGAAGAACGTCGGCTTCTACATGGTGATCTTCATCGCCGGCCTGCAGGAGATCCCGGTGGCGCTGTACGAGGCGGCCAAGCTCGACGGTGCCGGCGCCTGGCGGCGGTTCTGGAACGTGACGCTGCCGCAGCTGAGCAGCACCCTGGCCTTCGTCGTCGTCTTCGCGATGATCGCTGCCCTGCAGGCGTTCGACCAGATCTACGTGATGACCAGCGGCGGCCCCTACCGCAGCACCCAGACGGTGGTCATGGAGATCTACCAGGAGGGCTTCAAGAAGCTCGACCTCGGTATGGCGACGGCGCTGTCCTACGTGCTGCTGCTGGCGACGCTGGTGCTCTCCCTGGTCCAGCTCCGGTTCTTCGGCAGGCGCGAGAAGGACGTGGCCTGA
- a CDS encoding ABC transporter substrate-binding protein, which produces MKNTVATLAVVTLGAAVALTGCSGPAGSSSTASAGPVNLTFWHGYTEADGKVLDKIVQDFNASQSGVKITTTTKTWAVIGDTLLPALSAKQGPDIVALPAENLPVYAAKGAFAKLDDFYSSATTTSASLNPNAVEMEKVNGAYYGVPTGFVPLSVIYNKALFAKAGISTFPTTWDEWVADAKKLTVDQNNDGTPEQYGLALPDHATVGNGVWASLFYGNGGALVDGTKSVVDSDANVQTLTYWAKAVTQDKISPTGLDGVASDKLFSSGKAAMEIGGPWMASVATENKIDYGIAGIPAGPKGQGASAIGISAAVTTQAGAAKKAAAEKFFDYLFSKDVATQWSLGSGWPPLRTDIPSSAVSSNPVVASLTEIAGTAKPLLPGVATSSDILKSVDEATQKALAGGDPAALLKTASTAVQQSLAG; this is translated from the coding sequence ATGAAGAACACCGTCGCGACACTCGCGGTCGTCACCCTCGGTGCGGCCGTCGCACTCACCGGGTGCTCGGGCCCGGCCGGCTCCTCCAGCACAGCCTCGGCGGGTCCCGTGAACCTGACGTTCTGGCACGGCTACACCGAGGCCGACGGCAAGGTCCTCGACAAGATCGTCCAGGACTTCAACGCGTCCCAGAGCGGCGTCAAGATCACGACGACCACCAAGACGTGGGCCGTCATCGGCGACACCCTGCTGCCCGCGCTCTCCGCCAAGCAGGGGCCGGACATCGTGGCCCTCCCGGCGGAGAACCTGCCCGTCTATGCCGCCAAGGGCGCCTTCGCCAAGCTCGACGACTTCTACTCCAGCGCCACCACCACGAGCGCGTCGCTCAACCCGAACGCGGTCGAGATGGAGAAGGTGAACGGCGCGTACTACGGCGTGCCCACCGGCTTCGTCCCCCTGTCGGTGATCTACAACAAGGCCCTGTTCGCCAAGGCGGGCATCAGCACCTTCCCCACCACGTGGGACGAGTGGGTGGCCGACGCCAAGAAGCTGACGGTCGACCAGAACAACGACGGCACCCCTGAGCAGTACGGGCTCGCGCTGCCGGACCACGCCACCGTCGGCAACGGCGTGTGGGCCAGCCTGTTCTACGGCAACGGCGGCGCCCTGGTGGACGGCACCAAGTCGGTGGTGGACTCCGACGCCAACGTGCAGACCCTGACCTACTGGGCCAAGGCCGTCACGCAGGACAAGATCTCGCCGACCGGTCTGGACGGCGTCGCGTCGGACAAGCTGTTCTCCTCCGGCAAGGCCGCGATGGAGATCGGGGGCCCGTGGATGGCGAGCGTCGCCACCGAGAACAAGATCGACTACGGCATCGCCGGCATCCCGGCCGGACCGAAGGGTCAGGGCGCCTCGGCCATCGGCATCTCCGCGGCGGTGACCACCCAGGCCGGTGCCGCCAAGAAGGCCGCTGCCGAGAAGTTCTTCGACTACCTGTTCTCCAAGGACGTCGCCACCCAGTGGTCGCTCGGCTCCGGCTGGCCCCCGCTGCGGACCGACATCCCGTCGAGCGCGGTCTCGTCCAACCCCGTCGTCGCCTCGCTCACCGAGATCGCCGGTACCGCCAAGCCGCTGCTGCCCGGCGTCGCCACCAGCAGCGACATCCTCAAGTCGGTGGACGAGGCCACCCAGAAGGCGTTGGCCGGAGGCGACCCCGCGGCTCTGCTGAAGACCGCCTCCACCGCTGTCCAGCAGTCGCTGGCCGGCTGA
- a CDS encoding PTS glucose transporter subunit IIA, which produces MSEPLTVLAPVSGVVRAMADVPDPVFGGELVGPGLAIDPVRDGVVDAIAPIDGTIVKLHAHAFVVTADAQHSALVHLGLDTVQLGGAGFTLHAKEGDVVKAGDVVVSWNPAEVEAGGRSPMCPVVALDAKREQLTELVTAGADIRSGAALFEWS; this is translated from the coding sequence ATGTCGGAGCCCCTGACGGTGCTCGCACCGGTCAGCGGCGTGGTGCGGGCGATGGCGGACGTGCCGGACCCGGTGTTCGGCGGCGAGCTCGTCGGGCCCGGCCTGGCGATCGACCCGGTGCGGGACGGGGTGGTCGACGCGATCGCGCCGATCGACGGCACGATCGTCAAGCTGCACGCCCACGCCTTCGTCGTCACCGCGGACGCGCAGCACTCGGCGCTGGTGCACCTCGGGCTGGACACCGTCCAGCTGGGCGGCGCCGGCTTCACGCTGCACGCCAAGGAGGGCGACGTGGTGAAGGCCGGTGACGTGGTGGTCAGCTGGAACCCGGCCGAGGTGGAGGCCGGCGGGCGGTCGCCGATGTGCCCGGTGGTGGCGCTCGACGCGAAGCGTGAGCAGCTGACCGAGCTGGTTACCGCGGGGGCCGACATCCGCTCCGGGGCGGCGCTGTTCGAGTGGAGCTGA
- a CDS encoding HAD family phosphatase, whose amino-acid sequence MELSREPATSGLAAGLAAWLAGPQAGLLVDLDGTLVLTEAANQQAYRLYFASRGWQVDDVVVRAFAGRRAHEVFASLAGPWGDEDPERLRQDVLDVLATLDVQPQAVPGAARLLTACVSRGVPVAVVTSAGRDWTLAALEWLEVDPTGIGLVTAEDCASGKPDPEPFRRGAQLLGLDPAGLVAVEDTPAGIASARQAGVGLVIGVTTGHPSEHLRAAGADQTVPDLTGLADAVARIPTEEPSA is encoded by the coding sequence GTGGAGCTGAGCCGAGAGCCGGCCACCTCGGGGCTCGCAGCCGGGCTCGCAGCCTGGCTGGCGGGACCGCAGGCGGGTCTGCTGGTCGACCTCGACGGCACGCTGGTGCTGACCGAGGCGGCCAACCAGCAGGCGTACCGGTTGTACTTCGCGAGCCGCGGCTGGCAGGTCGACGACGTCGTCGTTCGCGCCTTCGCCGGCCGCCGCGCGCACGAGGTGTTCGCCAGCCTGGCCGGGCCGTGGGGCGACGAGGACCCGGAGCGGCTGCGGCAGGACGTGCTCGACGTGCTCGCGACGCTCGACGTCCAGCCCCAGGCGGTCCCCGGCGCCGCCCGGCTGCTCACGGCCTGCGTGTCCCGTGGTGTCCCCGTCGCCGTCGTCACGTCCGCCGGGCGCGACTGGACGCTCGCGGCGCTGGAGTGGCTGGAGGTCGACCCGACCGGCATCGGTCTGGTCACGGCCGAGGACTGCGCCAGCGGCAAGCCGGACCCGGAACCGTTCCGCCGCGGCGCGCAGCTGCTGGGCCTCGACCCGGCCGGGCTGGTGGCGGTCGAGGACACCCCTGCGGGCATCGCCTCGGCGCGGCAGGCTGGAGTCGGCCTGGTGATCGGGGTGACCACGGGCCATCCGTCCGAGCACCTGCGGGCCGCCGGCGCCGACCAGACCGTCCCCGACCTCACGGGGCTGGCCGACGCCGTCGCCCGCATCCCGACCGAGGAGCCCAGCGCATGA
- a CDS encoding amidohydrolase family protein, whose amino-acid sequence MSEHRSENRSEPSAPTFLRGRVVTPAEVIADGLVVLRDGLIAWVGEAEAAAAAGWSDVPEADANPATLLPGLVDVHDHGGGGASFPDSATAEEAMVAVREHRAHGTTTLVASLVTAAPETLRQRVEVLAGLADAGEIAGIHLEGPFVSTVRCGAQDPELIQAPDADLTTELAKLAGGHLVTMTVAPELAGVPGDGGVVDALVSNGALPSFGHSDASWAQTTAALDDARRRLGAGPARSGRPTVTHLFNGMRPLDHRNPGPIPAYLLAAARGEAVLELIGDGTHVAPELVTSIIGLVGADNVALVTDAMAAAGMPDGAYRLGSLDVSVEHGVARLAHGGSIAGGTAHLLDVVRTTVAGGVPLVDAVRAASTTPATVLGDPSIGALEAGRRADVVVVDDQLRPITVWRAGVVVTP is encoded by the coding sequence ATGTCCGAGCACAGGTCCGAGAACCGGTCCGAGCCCAGCGCACCGACGTTCCTTCGCGGCCGCGTCGTCACCCCGGCGGAGGTGATCGCCGACGGGCTCGTCGTGCTGCGCGACGGCCTGATCGCCTGGGTCGGGGAGGCCGAGGCGGCCGCCGCGGCCGGCTGGTCCGACGTCCCGGAGGCGGACGCGAACCCGGCCACGCTGCTGCCCGGGCTGGTCGACGTGCACGACCACGGCGGCGGAGGCGCGAGCTTCCCGGACTCGGCGACGGCCGAGGAGGCGATGGTGGCGGTCCGCGAGCACCGCGCCCACGGGACGACGACGCTGGTCGCGTCCCTGGTCACGGCTGCGCCGGAGACGTTGCGGCAGCGGGTCGAGGTGCTGGCGGGGCTGGCCGACGCCGGGGAGATCGCCGGCATCCACCTCGAGGGGCCGTTCGTCTCCACCGTGCGCTGCGGCGCGCAGGACCCGGAGCTGATCCAGGCGCCGGACGCCGACCTGACCACCGAGCTGGCCAAGCTCGCCGGCGGGCACCTGGTCACCATGACGGTCGCACCGGAGCTGGCCGGCGTCCCGGGCGACGGTGGCGTGGTCGACGCGCTGGTCAGCAACGGTGCGCTGCCGAGCTTCGGGCACTCCGACGCCAGCTGGGCGCAGACGACGGCCGCGCTCGACGATGCGCGGCGGCGGCTGGGAGCCGGGCCGGCACGGTCCGGGCGTCCGACGGTGACGCACCTGTTCAACGGCATGCGGCCGCTCGACCACCGCAACCCCGGGCCGATCCCGGCCTACCTGCTCGCGGCTGCGCGCGGCGAGGCGGTGCTCGAGCTGATCGGTGACGGCACGCACGTCGCGCCCGAGCTGGTGACCAGCATCATCGGCCTGGTCGGTGCCGACAACGTCGCGCTGGTGACCGATGCGATGGCCGCCGCCGGCATGCCGGACGGCGCCTACCGCCTCGGCTCGCTGGACGTCTCGGTGGAGCACGGCGTCGCACGGCTGGCCCACGGCGGGTCGATCGCGGGGGGCACGGCGCACCTGCTCGACGTGGTGCGCACCACCGTGGCGGGCGGCGTGCCGCTGGTCGACGCGGTGCGCGCCGCGTCCACCACGCCGGCGACCGTGCTCGGCGACCCGTCGATCGGCGCGCTCGAGGCGGGCCGGCGGGCGGACGTCGTGGTGGTCGACGACCAGCTCCGGCCGATCACCGTCTGGCGCGCCGGCGTCGTCGTCACCCCCTGA
- a CDS encoding carbohydrate ABC transporter permease, with product MSAVTSSQRRFSRLQSSRAGSRWLVLAAVSVLTLLVLLPVLVIVFTAFKPTAEINAFPPTLLPGSWTLANFGRIFTDLPFARLCLNSFVFAGGVTVFALVFDSLAAYALARLDFRGNRVLLVAIVASLMIPFQATLIPVYQLVAQLGWVNTFAGMIVPRAADAFGIFFLRQFFVSLPRDLDSAARIDGASELRIFRSIVLPNAVPALMTLAIFTFVNNWNDLLWPLVFTTTPEMGTITSGLTLLTGPSGIVPYGTMMAGSLIAVLPLAVLFLVMQRRFIESVATTGLK from the coding sequence ATGAGCGCCGTCACGTCCTCCCAGCGCCGGTTCAGCCGGCTCCAGTCGAGCCGCGCCGGCTCGCGCTGGCTGGTCCTCGCCGCGGTCAGCGTGCTGACCCTCCTGGTGCTGCTGCCCGTCCTGGTCATCGTCTTCACGGCGTTCAAGCCGACCGCGGAGATCAACGCGTTCCCGCCCACCCTGCTGCCGGGCTCGTGGACGCTGGCCAACTTCGGCCGCATCTTCACCGACCTGCCGTTCGCCCGGCTGTGCCTGAACAGCTTCGTGTTCGCCGGCGGGGTCACCGTGTTCGCCCTGGTGTTCGACTCGCTGGCGGCGTACGCGCTGGCGCGGCTCGACTTCCGCGGCAACCGGGTGCTGCTGGTGGCGATCGTCGCGAGCCTGATGATCCCGTTCCAGGCGACGCTGATCCCCGTCTACCAGCTGGTCGCCCAGCTCGGCTGGGTGAACACCTTCGCGGGGATGATCGTGCCGCGGGCGGCCGACGCGTTCGGCATCTTCTTCCTGCGGCAGTTCTTCGTCTCGCTGCCGCGGGACCTGGACAGCGCCGCGCGGATCGACGGCGCGAGCGAGCTGCGGATCTTCCGCTCGATCGTGCTGCCCAACGCCGTCCCGGCGCTGATGACGCTGGCCATCTTCACGTTCGTGAACAACTGGAACGACCTGCTGTGGCCGCTCGTGTTCACCACCACGCCGGAGATGGGCACCATCACCTCGGGGCTGACGCTGCTCACGGGACCGAGCGGGATCGTGCCCTACGGCACGATGATGGCCGGCTCGCTGATCGCCGTGCTGCCGCTCGCCGTGCTGTTCCTCGTCATGCAGCGCCGCTTCATCGAGTCCGTCGCCACCACGGGGCTCAAGTGA
- a CDS encoding LacI family DNA-binding transcriptional regulator — translation MTDSTRAGDGAPTLHDVAAAAGVSFSTVSNVIRNHPHVRETTRKRVMDAIAAVGYRPNLVARNLRSGRSGVIGLAVPELNQSYFAQLADDVIRAAGAEGYVVLVEQTGGRRERERELLRDPRLALTDGTLISPLGLTRDDAKDIALGRPVVVLGQPLLDEADHLTMQHEAAARAATTHLIDGGRTRIVLLGAHPAEQGTTASLRRDGYRAALEAAGLATPDELVVPIDVWDRHHGAAAMWELLRSGTVFDAVFAMNDDLALGAMRALHERGLRMPADVAVIGFDDIDEGRYSYPSLSTVDPGRRQIAELAVAMLLERIMGTTDAAPGRMVAPDFRIVVRESSTV, via the coding sequence GTGACAGACAGCACTCGAGCCGGAGACGGCGCGCCGACCCTGCACGACGTCGCGGCCGCCGCGGGGGTCTCCTTCTCCACCGTCTCCAACGTGATCCGCAACCACCCCCACGTGCGCGAGACCACCCGCAAGCGCGTCATGGATGCGATCGCCGCGGTGGGCTACCGCCCGAACCTCGTCGCGCGCAACCTCCGGTCCGGACGCAGCGGGGTGATCGGCCTCGCCGTGCCGGAGCTGAACCAGTCGTACTTCGCGCAGCTGGCGGACGACGTGATCCGCGCGGCTGGTGCCGAGGGCTACGTGGTGCTGGTCGAGCAGACCGGTGGCCGCCGGGAACGGGAGCGCGAGCTGCTGCGCGACCCTCGGCTGGCCCTCACCGACGGCACGCTGATCAGTCCCCTGGGACTGACCCGGGACGACGCGAAGGACATCGCGCTCGGCCGCCCCGTCGTCGTGCTCGGCCAGCCCCTGCTCGACGAGGCGGACCACCTGACCATGCAGCACGAGGCCGCCGCGCGTGCCGCCACCACCCACCTCATCGACGGCGGCCGCACCCGGATCGTGCTGCTCGGCGCCCACCCGGCCGAGCAGGGCACCACGGCGTCCCTGCGCCGGGACGGGTACCGGGCGGCGCTCGAGGCGGCGGGGCTGGCGACGCCGGACGAGCTGGTGGTGCCGATCGACGTGTGGGACCGGCACCACGGGGCGGCGGCGATGTGGGAGCTGCTGCGCTCGGGCACGGTGTTCGACGCCGTCTTCGCGATGAACGACGACCTGGCGCTCGGCGCGATGCGCGCCCTGCACGAGCGGGGGCTGCGCATGCCGGCGGACGTCGCCGTCATCGGGTTCGACGACATCGACGAGGGCCGTTACTCCTACCCCAGCCTGTCGACCGTCGACCCCGGACGCCGGCAGATCGCCGAGCTGGCCGTCGCCATGCTGCTCGAGCGGATCATGGGCACCACCGACGCCGCTCCCGGCCGCATGGTGGCGCCGGACTTCCGCATCGTCGTCCGGGAGTCCAGCACCGTCTGA
- a CDS encoding MBL fold metallo-hydrolase — protein MISDPTSSASEVEALLVGGPTLLLRLGGVTLLTDPTFDEPRTYEAPRPLTKLTGPAVGPDDLGPVDAVLLSHDQHFDNLDVSGRAFLDRVPLVLSTPAAAGRIEHVTGLAPWERTTVGPLAVTALPARHGPVGAETLSGDVTGFLLQGDGLPTVYVSGDNAGVDVVEQIAGRIGRVDVAVLFVGAANVGRFGAEPVTLSGERAARVAALLDPSVVVPVHAEGWEHFTEGVGEVVTAFEAAGIGDRLRVLTPGAPTAL, from the coding sequence GTGATCTCCGACCCCACGTCATCCGCGTCCGAGGTCGAGGCCCTGCTGGTCGGCGGCCCGACCCTGCTCCTCCGACTGGGCGGCGTCACGCTGCTCACCGACCCGACCTTCGACGAACCGCGCACCTACGAGGCGCCGCGGCCGCTGACCAAGCTGACCGGCCCGGCGGTGGGCCCCGACGACCTCGGTCCGGTGGACGCCGTGCTGCTGTCCCACGACCAGCACTTCGACAACCTGGACGTGTCCGGCCGCGCCTTCCTCGACCGCGTCCCGCTGGTGCTGTCCACACCCGCCGCGGCAGGGAGGATCGAGCACGTCACCGGCCTGGCGCCGTGGGAACGAACGACGGTCGGTCCGCTCGCCGTGACGGCCCTCCCGGCCCGGCACGGTCCGGTTGGCGCCGAGACGCTGTCCGGCGACGTCACCGGCTTCCTGCTGCAGGGCGACGGCCTGCCCACGGTGTACGTGTCGGGCGACAACGCCGGGGTGGACGTCGTCGAGCAGATCGCCGGGCGCATCGGGCGGGTGGACGTCGCCGTGCTGTTCGTCGGCGCCGCCAACGTCGGTCGGTTCGGCGCCGAGCCGGTGACGCTGAGCGGGGAGCGGGCGGCGCGCGTCGCGGCCCTGCTGGACCCCTCCGTCGTGGTGCCGGTGCACGCCGAGGGCTGGGAGCACTTCACCGAGGGGGTAGGCGAGGTGGTGACGGCCTTCGAGGCGGCCGGCATCGGAGACCGGCTGCGGGTGCTGACCCCGGGAGCGCCCACCGCGCTGTAG